DNA from Microbacterium foliorum:
CGCCTTCTCGGGCTGATGCACGATGGTCGCGCGGATCTTGCGGATGAGGTGGGGGCCTCCGCGGAGGTATTCCCTCGCGCCGCGCCAGATCACCAGAGGGCGTTCGCCGATGAGGTCGCGCAGCAGGTAGCTCGCCTGCGCCGCGACGTTGCGGGCGGCCTTGTTCACGGTGGGGCCGGCGAGCACGACGCCCGCGACGAGCGACGGATGCCGGGCCGCGAGCTCCGCCGCGATCTGACTGCCCATCGAATGGCCGATCACCACGACCGGTCCCTCCTCGGCATGCCGCAGGTAGGCGGCGACGAGGTCGGCGTGCCGCTCCATGGTCAGCGTGCGGGTGGGCTCCGGTGCTTCGCCGAAACCGGGCAGATCGAGGGCGATGACCCGCCCGTGCAACCTCTGCACCACGTCGAGGTAGACGCTGCGACCCATGCCGATGCCGTGCAGCAGCAGAAAGGTGCGGGGACCTTCGCCGAAGGTCTCGGCGACCAGCGTGGAACCGCCGTGCTCGTACTCGAGCAGGGTGACGGGCGTGCCTTTCGGGGCGAGATAGCTGGAGACCACCCGTCAACGCTAACCGAGCTGGACGGATGCGGCGAACCGCAGACCTCTGCACGAGGGAGAGACCGCGGGCACCGCAGCTCGGCCGATGGGCCGTGTCCGTCCCTCGTGCGAGGATGAAGTGGTGTCTTCCCCGCAACCCGATCCCGACCAGGTCCCGGCGGTGGAGGAATCGACCGGCCGCACCCGCGGTCCTCTCGCGCGACTGGCGGCGGGATTCGACGATCCGGTGCTGCGCGCCCTGGTCGCGGCGACCGCGGTCTCGCGCATCGGGCGCGGCGTCTTCTTCGCCGTCACCGTGCTCTTCTTCACCCAGATCATCGGTCTGTCTCCGGCGCAGGCCGCGGTGGTGCTGGCCGTGTCGAGCGGATGCGGTGTCGTGGCGTCGTTCCTCGGCGGCTGGCTCGCCGATCGCTGGAGCGCGCGACGCCTCGCGTTCGGATTCGAGCTCACCGGCGGCGCGCTGCTGGCGGGGTACGCCTTCGTGGGTGACTTCGCATCCGCCCTTCTGCTCGCCAGCCTTGCCGGCTTCTTCGACACCCTCGGCCACTCGGCGCGGTCGGCGATCATCGCGCGGGGATTCGCCTCCGAGCGACGTGTGCACGCGCGGGCCGTGCTGCGCACCGTCACCAACATCGCGATCGCGGCAGGGTCCGGACTCGGCGCGATCGCGCTGGCGCTGGGCACTCCCGAGGCGTATCGCACCGTGATCGCCTGCGCGGGGGCGATCTGCGCGCTGGGTTCGCTGCCCCTGCTGCGGCTCACGCCCGCGGTCGACGCTCCGGCACGGGTGCGGATCAAGACGCTCCGCACCGAGACCGGGTCGATCGATACGGAGGCCGCGGCCGCCGCATCCGCCGAGCGCAGCGACTGGAACCGGCGCTCGCCGTGGCGCGACCCGAGGTATCTCGCGCTGAGCGGACTCTCGGCGATCTTCGGCATGCAGTTCGGGGTGGCCGAGTTCGGCGTTCCGCTGTGGATCACGCAGAACACGAACGCCCCCGAGGTCATGGTGGCCGTGCTGCTCATCGTCAACACGACTCTCGTGGTGCTCTTCCAGGTGCGGGCGTCGCGCGGCACGCACGACCTGCACGTCGCCGGGCGCGTGACGATGATCGCCGGCTGGCTCATGGTCGCCGCATGCCTGGTCTACGCGTTCGCCGCAGGCATGCCGGCCTGGGCCGCCATCGTGATTCTCATCGTCGGCATGATCGCCCACACCTTCGCCGAGATCCTGTCGCAGGCGGGGGCGTGGGGACTCAGTTTCGAGCTGGCCGATCAGGTGCGAGCCGGCGCCTATCAGGGCGTGTTCGGCATGGGGTTCTCTGTCGGCGCGCTGGCCGCCCCCATCGTGGTGAATGCGACCGCGATCACGTTCGGACTCCCCGGCTGGGCGATGCTGGGCGCGATCTTCTTCGCGGCGGCCGTCGGCATCTGGATCATCGCGCGCCGCGCCGCCGCGGCATCCGTGAACCCGGGGGCCGCACCCGGCCCCGCCTGATTGCGCCGACGGGTCGGGCCCGGCCACTGACGCGAGATCCCCCCGGATTCGGGATGGTCGTGGCTCAGAGGTGCGCAGGGGAGTCCTGTTTCTTCCAGACGCGATGATCGAGCGTGCCCGCCTGATCATCCTCACCGGGCCTGCGTGTCAGCGTCGATCGGGACGCGGGCTCGAGACCCTCTCGCAAGGTCTCGCGGGCTCGAGAGAGTCGAGAACGCGCGGTGGACGGGTTGATACCGAGGACGGCAGCAGCCTCGTGCGACACGAATCCCTCCCAGTACACCAGTCGAATCAACTCAGCGTCGTCGTCGGGAAGCCTGCTGATGGCGTCGCGAAGGTCCGCCGACGAGTCATCCCACACCGCGTCCTGTGACTGCATCCCCTCGACCAGTCGGTGCACCGCCGCCGAGCGTCGAGCGAGCGACCGGCGGGCGTCGCGGACGACGTTCCGCGCGATGCCGAACAACCACATGCGCGCTTCGGTCGGTTCCGCCGGGACCTTCCTCCGCAGCCTCCAGGCCGTCAGCATCAGTTCGCCGAACGCTTCGGCCGCGTCCGCCCCGTTGGTCAGGCGGCGTTGGAGATATCGCAAGAGGTCTGCCTCGTTCTCGCGCAGACGATCCTCGACACCGACGCGGGGGTCCTGCCGACGAGACCTCATCGGCAGTCCGTCGTCTGGCTGGAGAGGCTCACCTCGTGACCGGGGGACATCTCGTATCCACGCTGATCGAGAGTCCTGAACAGCTTCTCCGCCACGATCTGGCCCACCGCGTCCTGCTTCAGCTGCGCCGAGCTCACGACGACGGGCAGCGCCTGCCCGGAACTGTCTTTCGCTTCCGCGTACTCGGCGCGCAGCTTCGCCTCCATTGCGGTCGTGTCGAGGGCGTCCAGATCCATCCCTGCGACGATCTCCTTCGCATCGACAACGAGCGGATCGTCGCCGGCGAGGCCTTCCCACTTCACCAGGATGCCTTGGAAACACGCCGACCCATCGGTGCGCGGTGCGCTGAACACGTTGTCGGCCACCCAGCCCCACGGCGTCTCGTTCCCCGAACCCGCCATCGCGACAGAGCCGCCTCCGACCAGGAACACCGAGGCGAGCGCGCCCGCGCCCCAGGCCTTCAGCCGCCGTCGACCCCGCGAGCGCGCTTCCGCGATGATTCTCGTGCGATGCTCCCCCAACCCCGAAGGACTTGTCACCCGGGGTGCCGCCTCGCGAAGCTGTGTGTCCAGATCGATGTCATTCATGGTTCTCGCCTTCCTCACGGTTCATGCTCACTCTGTACATGGCCGCATACCGGCGAATTGTCCACACAGCCTCAGAAGTCATGGTCGGCGGTCACCCGTCACCGGGCAACCGTGGGGTCACCAGACAGGACCCCCGGGCATCGAGGGCAGAGCATCCGCCGACCGACTCGACAGCGATCGCAGTCGCTGCGGTCAGCCCGCCGGGACGAGAACGAGGGTGTGCCGGGTGGCGGCATCGACCGCCGCCGGCGAGAACGCCCACGGCTTCTGCACACCCGACGCCCAGTCGGCGGTCTGGTCGATGTAGTGCTCGTCGAACGCGTGCCCGGAGGCGCCGGTGAGGTGGATCCACGTCGAGGCGTCGAGGTCCGCGAGGTCGACGACCATGCGCATCGACGGGACGGTCGTGGTCGCGTACGAGGTGCCGATGTCCCATCCCGTGGCGTTGACCACCGACGCGCCGCCGCCGACGGCGTAGGGTCCGCGATTGAAGAGCATCTCGATCGGGGCGATGCCCGATGAGCCGAGGGTGTCGCTGGTCAGGGTGATCGCGTGCAGGTCGCCCCACCGCCACGCATTGACGGCATCGCCCTGCAGGCCGACGAGCTCGTCGTATGCCTCTTCGGCTGACAGCGCGAGCATCTCGTTCATGCTCGTGACACCCAGCGTGGGGTTGCTCCAGAGCGGGTCCGCGGGGGAGTCGAGGAGATCTCCGACCACGGTGAACAGGCGGCCCTGACCCTCGATCGGCAGCGGGTCCGCGCGCTCGGCGAAGATGTTGCGCACGAGGTTCGACCAGAGCACGTTCGCGTAGGCGGCGGCCGGAGAGGATGCGGAGTTCTGGGCGTCCCAGGTCCGCAGCAGATCGACCGCATCGCGGGTGCCCGCGCCCGTCACCGGGACATCGTCCATCGCCGACGCCAGCCGCTTGCCGATCCACATCTCGCTGTCCATCTGGATCTCGCGCATGTCCTGCGCGGTCAGGGGGCCGGCGGCGGCACGGCGCTCGATCAGGTGCTCGATGCGATCGGCGCGGTAGCCGTAGTCCCAGTCCCGGGAGAGGAAGTACGGGTACTCGTCGGCGACGATCGCGTTGTTGGCCGTGACGATGTACCCGGATGGCGGGTTGTACGACACGGGGAGCTCCTCGAACGGGATGAACCCGGTCCAGTCGTAGCGGCTGTCCCAGCCGGGTTGCGGCATCCAACCGTCTCCCGCGCCGCGGATCGGCAGGCGCCCCGGCGCCTGGTAGCCGATGTTGCCCTCGACGTCGGCGTAGACGAGGTTCTGCGCCGGCACGTCGAAGAGCGAGGCGGCGACGCGGAAGTCGTCGAAGTTCTGCGCGGTCGAGAGGGCGAAGATCGCGGTCGCCGCGGTTCCGGGGTCCAGAGCCGTCCACCGCAGACTCACGGCGTACTCGGCGTCGTCGGCGTTCTCGCCTGTGGGGGCGGTGGCGGTCGACCCGCCCGCCGCGAGTCCGGGTTCGGGGTCGGCGGCGATCGCGGTGAAGTCGTCGGTGAGGCCCGAGATGAGAGGACCGTGCACGGTCGAGCGGATCGTGAGCTCGATGTCGTCGCCTCCGGCGACCTTGATCGTCTCGGTGCGCTGGTCGAGCGGCACGAGCGCACCGTCGCGCCAGTACTGATCGCCCTCCAGACGTTCCACGTACAGGTCGGTGACATCGGTGGTCAGGTTTGTGAAACCCCAGGCGACCTGCTGATTGTGTCCGATCACGATGCCGGGGAGGCCCGAGAACGAGAAGCCGCCGACATCGAACGGGCAGGCGTCCGTGACCTCGCTGCACCGCAGCTGCACCTGATACCAGACCGAGGGAAGGGACGCACCGAGGTGCGGGTCGTTTGCGAGCAGCGGCAGGCCGCTCTCGGTCAGGTCGCCCGAGACGACCCACGAGTTCGAGCCGATGCCCTCCCCGACATCCCCGACGAGCAGGCTCGCCGCCTCGATCACATCCGAGGCCTCCTGCCATTCGATCGTGGTGGCGGCCTGCTGCATCTCGTCGTCGTGCGCGTCGTCGGTGAATGCGACCGGCTCGGTGCCCGTCTCGACGGCCGAGATCTGGGGGACGATCACGGGATGCTCGTCGAACGGATACGGCGGATAGAGCTGCTCGAGAGTGGCCTGCGTCGTCGCCGGATCGTCGCCGGTGGCGAGTTCGGAGGCGAGCAGCGAGCGTGCCGCCTCGTCGTCGACGTTGCCGCGGAGATCCCAGGCCATCGCCTTGAGCCAGGCGACCGAGTCCGCGGGTTCCCAGGGCTCGGGGGCGTAGTCGGGGTTCTGTATTCCCAGAACGGCATATTCGAGCGACAACTCGGATCCCGACCGGGATGCGAGGTAGGCGTTCACGCCGTCGGCGTACGCCTCGTAGTAGCCGAGCGTCACCTCATCCATCGTCTCGACCTCGGCCTCGGCCACCACACGCCAGCCCAGGGTGCGCAGAAAGGCGTCGGTCGCCACCTGCGACTCCCCGAACATCTCGGCGACGCGGCCCGACGTGACATGGCGGCGGAAGTCCATCTCGAAGAATCGATCCTGGGCGTGCACGAATCCCTGGGCGTAGAAGAGGTCGTCCGTCGACTCGGCGGTGATCGTCGGGATGCCGCGGTCGTCGCGCTGCACCGTGACCTGCGCCTGCAGTCCGTCGAGCGGGAGGGTTCCCTCGGTCTGCGGGAAGGATCTCTGGATGGTCCAGGTGACGACGAACGCCGCCGCGACGGCGATCACGACGAGCCCGGCCACGACGAGGAAGGCGATGCGGCCGATGCGGCCGCGCAGAGAGGTGCGCGCGACCGGGGCGGGATCGGGCGAATGGGTCGTCATCATCGAGAACTCTTTCGAACGGCGTGGGTGGTACTCGGTACCCACGAGCCCCAGAGTGCGTCTCATCGGACGCACTCTGGGAATCCTACTCACACCCGCCGACGTCGCGGGGCTCTCGGTCGCATCGAGCGGGGGTCAGCCGATCAGGCTCGGCTGCAGATCGCGCAGCGTTCTCCGATGCGTCATCCGCGTCACGCCGATCGCCGCGAGCAGGAGCGCGCCGACGAGCCAGATGCCGAGGACCACGAGATCCCATCCGGCCCGACCCAGATTGCCGCCGTACATCAGCTGCCGCATCGCATCGACCACGTAGCCGAGCGGAAGCACGTGGTGCAGGGCTGCCAGGGGGGCGGGCAGCGTCTGCCACGGGAAGGTGCCGCCCGCGGTGACGAGCTGCAGCACCATGAGCACCAGACCCAGGAACTGCCCCACCGAGCCGAGCCACACGTTCAGCATCAGGATGATGGCGGCGAAGGTCGCGGAGGCGAAGACCATCACCCCGAGCGTGCCTATCGGGTTGTTGAACGTGAATCCGAGGGTGATCGCCAGGATGCCCATGAGCCCCACCATCTGCAGGGCGCCGAGCATCGCCGGCGTCAGCCAGCCTGCCAGGGTGACGCGCAGCGGCGAGTGCAGGGCGGTGACGGCGCGACGGGAGATCGGCTTGACGATGAGGAACAGCGCGTAGATGCCGATCCATGCCGAGAGCGCGGCGAAGAACGGCGCGAGGCCTGCGCCGTAGTCTTCGGCGGAGGCGACCTTGTCGCTGGACACCTTCACCGGGTCGGCGATGGTGTCGGCCTGCTGGGTGCGCAGCTCGGGTGTGGAGACGGGGATCTGCGCGACGCCGTCGGAGAGTCCGTCGCGCAGCTCTGCCGTGCCGGAGGCGAGCGTGGCGAGTCCGTCGCGCAGCTGTGCGGCGCCGTCGTTCGCGGACGCCGCGCCGGTCGCGACGGTGCCTGCGCCGGAGGCGAGCGTGCCTGCACCCGAGGCGAGGGTACCGGCGCCCGACGCGAGCTCGGAGGCACCCGAGGCGACGGATGCCGCGCCGGCAGCGAGCTGATCGACCTTGTCGACGGCGCCCTGCACCTGGGCGTTGCCCTCCTGCAATCGGGTGCCGAGCGGGTCGAGCTTCGCGAGCAACTGGTCGACCTCCTCGGGGGTGAGCCCCTGCTCGGTCAGCGCGGTAGCGATGTCGGTGCGCACCTGGGGCAGTGCGTTCGCGGCCTGCTGGACCACGTCGCCGGCCCGATCGGCGACGTCGGCGAGCTGCCGGTTGCCGTCGCTGACCTGCTGCGCGCCGCCGGCGAGTGTCTGCGCGCCGTTCGCGAGCGTCTGCGCGCCGCCGGCGAGTGTCTGCGCGCCGTTCGCGAGCTGCGCCGTGCCGTCTGCGAGCTGCGCCGTGCCGTCGGCGAGCGTGGCGCTGCCGGATGCTGCGGTGTTCGCGCCGTCCGTCAACTGGCTCGCGCCGTCGACAGCGGTGACCAGCTTGTCGCGCACCTCGCTCAATCCGGTGAGCAGCCGCTCCGCGGCCTCGCTCCCGACCATCTCGGCGACCGAGCTGCGGATCTTCTCGACCGCCTGGGTGCCCATCGACGAGGCGAGGTAGTTGTTGGCGTCGTTCGTCTCGAGCTCGATGCGCGCCTGATGCGGGTCGTCGCCGGATGCCGAGGTCAGTGCGGCGGAGAAGTCCGCGGGGATCGTCACCGCGAAGTCGACCGTGCCCTCGCGCAGGGCGTTCGCGGCCTCGTCATCCGACATCCGCTGCCAGTCGAAGGCGTTGCCCTCGATGAGGTTGTCGGCGACATCCTCGCCGTAGTTGACGGTCTCGCCGGTCGGAGCATCCGTGCCTGTGGTGGGGGTCGCGGCGCCCTCGTCGTCGACGACGAGGGCGACGGGGACGTCGGGGAACTTGGCGTACGGGTCCTGGTTGGCCCAGAGGTAGAGCCCGCCGTAGAGGATCGGCACGCACACGAGCGCGATCAGCGCGATGATGCCCATCTTGCTCGCGGTGAGTCGCCGCAGCTCGGCGGCGATCATGGAGGGGACCTTCATCGCCCTGCTCCGTTCTGGTCTGTGTCCGCGGCTGTGTCTGCAGCCGGGTCCGTGTCTGTGTCTGTGTCGACGGCGGGATCCGTGGCTGTGTCCGCGTCCGGATCTGTGTCCGCGTCCAGGGCCGTGGCGTCTTCGTCCACCGCCGCCGCCGCGTCGGTGTCTTCGTCCGCGATCGTGTCGGTGTCGGTGTCGGTGTCGGTGTCGGTGGCGGTGGCGGTGGCGGTGGCGGTGGCGGTGGCGGTGTCTTCGTCCGCCGTCGATTCGTCGTCGGTGGGTGCCTCGAGGATGAGCGGCTGGATCGGACCCGAGGCGTTGATGGCCTCGAGCTCATGCATGCGTTCGAGCGCGACCGCGGCGGATCCGCCGACGATGACGAGCATGGCGTAGCCGCGGTCGGCGAACTCCGACGCGATGCGCCACCACCCGTCGGGGCTGCCGCCGTGGCGGTCTGGTGAGACGAGCACCACGCCCTCGGTGCCCTTGCGCAGCACCGCGAGTTCGCACAGGATGCGCACGCGGGCGGCCGGGTCGACGTTGCCGATCGGTACGCCCGCCAGCTCTCCGAAGCCGAGCTGCGTGAGCCAGCGGCGCGAGTGCAGGGGTGTCGCTCCGACACCGGCGAACATGAGCTCTTCGCCGACGACGCCCGCGAGGGTGATGTCGGCGTGCGGGTCGCTGACGTCGGGGGCGTCGACGAGCGCGATCGTTCGGCGCAGCCGTCGGTTGTCGGCGCTGCCGTCGATGGTGACGCGACCGGTGTCCGGGCGCATCCGCCCGCTCGCGATCAGGCCGAGGACACTCGGTCGCTGCTCGGTCTCGGCGATCGCGAAGCGCACCGCACCGGTGTGGAATTCGAGGCTGGTGGGGGGCAGGGCCTGGCCGCCGCGCCCCTTGCTCACCTCGTGGAGTGTGATCTTCATGCGTCGACCCGCTCGGATCCGATGATCTCGGGATGCACGGTCAGCAGGTCGTCGGCCTCGCGCCAGGACAGCCCCGCGATGCTGAGGAGCGTGCGCACGGCGAGGTTCTCGGCGCCGATGCTCGCGGCATCGGTGCGGGATACGACGGTGCGGGCGACCTCTTCGATGAGGCGTGCGAGCGTCGGCGCGGCGATGTCGGTGCGGAAGCTGCCGTCCTCCTGGCCCCGTCGGGCGAGGGCCGCGACGGTGCGGCGAAGCGGCGCGAGGGCGTCGGCGGTGTGCTGCACATGCGCCTCGTCGAGGGCGAGGGCCGCAGCGACCTGCACGTGGGACGCCTCTTGCCAGAGTCTGGCGGCGAGCCGGGCGAGCGCGATGCGCGCGTCAGTGTCGGTCACGGACTCGGCGATCGCGTTGAACCGCTGCGTGCCCACCGAGATGAGCTCGCGGATCAGCGCCTCGCGGTCGTCGAAGTGCCCGTACAGGGTGCGGCGCGAGAGGCCGGCGCTGCGGGCGATGACGTCGATCGAGGCGCGGGGGTCGGCGGCGAGGGTCTCTCGAGCCGCATCGAGGATTCCGGCACGGTTCTCGACGGAATCGCGACGGGGGGCACGGGTGGTCATGGCTCCATGGTAGCTAATGTGCACAGACGTGTGCAAGATAGTGTGGCGAACTCACAGGTGCCGGGGGTTGCCCGTTCAGGATTCAGCAGAGAACGATCGTTCCAGAATGGCACGGGTGGGTTTCGAGCCGACCTGTGGCGTCTGTGCTGAATTGCGCACGGGGACTCGTCGTGACCCCGAACGGCAGGCGCGGTAGCCGGCGGAACGCAGGGGGAAAGCAGGGGGGTGGAGGCGACGGGCAGGGCAGCAGAAGGGGGCGGATGCTGATCGCACCCGCCCCCTCTCGTGAACCGTTCGGTCAGTCGGTTCCGGAGTCGAAGGCCGCGCCCTCCGAGGCGGTGTCCACCGCGCCCGCGAGCGCCTGGTCGACGTCTTCGACCGCGCCGGTGATCTCTCCGGACTCGCCGGCCGTGACGCGGCCGACGAGTTCGCCGGTGGCGCCGCCGATCAGGCCGAGGCCGGCGTACTGCTCGAGGCGGGACCGCGAGTCGGCGATGTCGAGGTTGCGCATGGTCAGCTGGCCGATGCGGTCGACCGGGCCGAAGGCCGCGTCGCCGACGCGCTCCATCGACAGCTTCTCGGGGCCGTACGACAGGTTCGGCGAGGTGGTGTCGACGATCGTCCAGTCGTCACCACGACGCAGACGCACGGTGACGGTTCCCGAGATCGTGAGACCGACCCACCGCTGGATCGACTCGCGCAGCATGAGGGACTGCGGCTCGAGCCAGCGCCCTTCGTACATCAGGCGACCCAGGCGACGACCCGACTCGTGATACGTGGCCAGGGTGTCTTCGTTCAGGATGCCGTTCACGAGGCGCTCGTAGGCGATGAACAGCAGCGCCATGGCCGGTGCCTCGTAGATGCCGCGCGACTTCGCCTCGATGATGCGGTTCTCGATCTGGTCGCTCATGCCGAGGCCGTGGCGTCCGCCGATGGTGTTCGCCTCCATGACGAGGGCCACCGGATCGGTGTACTCGACGCCGTTGAGGGCGACGGGGCGTCCGGCGTCGAAGGTGACCGACACGTCTTCGGTCTCGATCGCGACCGACGGATCCCAGAACTTGACGCCCATGATCGGGTCGACCGTCTCGAGCGAGACGTTCAGGTGCTCGAGCGTCTTCGCCTCGTGCGTCGCCCCCCAGATGTTGGCGTCGGTCGAGTACGCCTTCTCCACCGAGTCGCGGTAGGGGAAGTCGTGGGCGACGAGCCACTCGCTCATCTCCTTGCGGCCGCCGAGCTCGGTCACGAAGTCGGCGTCGAGCCACGGCTTGTAGACGCGCAGGCGGGGGTTGGCCAGCAGGCCGTAGCGGTAGAACCGCTCGATGTCGTTGCCTTTGTAGGTGGAGCCGTCGCCCCAGATGTCGACGCCGTCCTCCTTCATGGCGCGCACCAGCATCGTGCCGGTCACGGCGCGACCGAGCGGCGTGGTGTTGAAGTAGGTCTTGCCGCCGGAGCGGATGTGGAATGCGCCGCACGACAGGGCGACGAGGCCCTCTTCGACCAGCGCGGTCTTGCAGTCGACCAGGCGGGACGCCTCGGCGCCGTACTCCAGCGCGCGGCCGGGGATCGACGCGATGTCGTCTTCGTCGTACTGGCCGAGATCACCGGTGTACGTGTAGGGGACGGCGCCCTTGTCGCGCATCCACGCGACGGCGACGGAGGTGTCGAGTCCTCCGGAGAAGGCGATGCCGACGCGCTCGCCGACGGGAAGTGACTGGAGGACCTTGGACATGGCCCCCAGTCTATCGGCGGCGTGTCGGCTGTTTCGGACGCACCCGACTACCCGACGCGCGCGACGACCGGGGGCGCGCGCGACGACCGGGGGCGTGCAGCGGCGGTACGCGGGGTCAGCGAGCGACCGGCGCACTCGCTTCCGGCAGCAGGCTGCGCTGGTGCTCGGCATAGCTCCCGCCCCACGACGTCAGCGCGTCGACGAGCGGCAGGGATCCACGGCCGAGCTCGCTCAACCGGTACTCGACCTTGGGCGGCACCTGTCGGTACACCGTGCGGATGACGAGGCCGTCGTCTTCGAGCTCGCGCAGCTGGCGGGTCAGAACGCGAGCCGTCGGCTCGTCGAGCAGGCGGCTCAGTTCGCCGAACCGCAGCACCTCGTGCTCGCGCAGCAGGCTGAGGATGCTGGGCTTCCATGCGCCGCCGAGCACCGCGATCGAGATCTCCGCATCGCAGGCGTCTGTCCACTCCTGCACGATGCGCGCCGTCTTCTCTCTCACCGGATCCGCCCTTCGTCGCTCCCATGGTATCCAGAACGTCAGTATGTAACAACAATGACCGTACTTGCTCGTCTCGTACCGGTCCGCGACACTGGACACGTGACTGCTTCCGTGCCCGTGGCACCCACCCGTTCGCGCTCGCCGCGGCATCCGTGGCTCGCCATGATCCCCCTCCTCCTCGGCATCCTGATCGGCGCCCTCGCGATCAGCAGCGTGTCGACCGCGCTGCCCGCGATCCGCGGCGATCTGACGCTCAGCGACACGGGCGCGCTATGGCTCGTCGACGTCTACTCCCTCTCTCTGGCGGCGACGCTGATCCTCGCCGCACGCATCGGAGACGCTGTCGGGCGCAAGCGGATCGTGCTCCTCGGCCTCGCCGGATTCGCGGTACTCAACCTCATCGGCGGCCTCGCGCAGGACGGCCTCGTGCTGATCGTCGTGCGCGCTCTCCTCGGTGTGGCCGAGGCCTTCGTCGTCGCGGGTGTCGTCGCCACGATCGGCGCGCACTATCAGGCTCGTCAGCGCGTGCTCGCCTACGGGCTGTGGACCGCGACGTTCGGCACGGGCAGCGCCCTCGGTCCGGTTCTCGGCGGTCTGGTGACCGAGGGGCCCGGATGGCGCTGGCTGCTGCTGGGGAGCGTGCCGCTGGCGGTGGTCGCCGCGGTGCTCGCCCTC
Protein-coding regions in this window:
- the argG gene encoding argininosuccinate synthase, translated to MSKVLQSLPVGERVGIAFSGGLDTSVAVAWMRDKGAVPYTYTGDLGQYDEDDIASIPGRALEYGAEASRLVDCKTALVEEGLVALSCGAFHIRSGGKTYFNTTPLGRAVTGTMLVRAMKEDGVDIWGDGSTYKGNDIERFYRYGLLANPRLRVYKPWLDADFVTELGGRKEMSEWLVAHDFPYRDSVEKAYSTDANIWGATHEAKTLEHLNVSLETVDPIMGVKFWDPSVAIETEDVSVTFDAGRPVALNGVEYTDPVALVMEANTIGGRHGLGMSDQIENRIIEAKSRGIYEAPAMALLFIAYERLVNGILNEDTLATYHESGRRLGRLMYEGRWLEPQSLMLRESIQRWVGLTISGTVTVRLRRGDDWTIVDTTSPNLSYGPEKLSMERVGDAAFGPVDRIGQLTMRNLDIADSRSRLEQYAGLGLIGGATGELVGRVTAGESGEITGAVEDVDQALAGAVDTASEGAAFDSGTD
- a CDS encoding winged helix-turn-helix transcriptional regulator, whose product is MREKTARIVQEWTDACDAEISIAVLGGAWKPSILSLLREHEVLRFGELSRLLDEPTARVLTRQLRELEDDGLVIRTVYRQVPPKVEYRLSELGRGSLPLVDALTSWGGSYAEHQRSLLPEASAPVAR